A DNA window from Anaerocolumna sp. AGMB13020 contains the following coding sequences:
- the hemA gene encoding glutamyl-tRNA reductase — MARDKGVFGTQIGISMDIYQIGISHKTAPVEIREQLAFSGSEKEEYLRLVKEEDNIRECVLITTCNRTEIYVTGDETAADKAMERMAEYKGLDLKDLKKYFLRYEGEGAVKHLMTVASGLDSMVMGEDEILGQVKRDYGQAYEGGNTAYLLNTLFREAISCSKAVKTETRLSKTPVSVGTLTAKEVITFETDKRKAKKVLIIGISGKMGSIVMKNLYGTPGIGIAGTVRNHLSGDDVETQYTRIDYYDYKDRYEAVKDADVIISATQSPHYTITFKELENVLTDKKKRLFIDLAVPRDIDKDIRGMEGIQLIDMDYFEELAEENNKVKEEEAVNARKIIDKRTDEFMKTLIFHGFLPDLERIKGNLKETSLETLLYHMKNHVNKEELGSLLRSLELAAEELKPYGKRRDR; from the coding sequence ATGGCTAGAGATAAAGGTGTGTTTGGCACACAGATTGGAATTAGTATGGATATATATCAAATAGGCATCAGCCATAAAACTGCTCCGGTAGAGATCAGGGAACAGCTTGCGTTTTCCGGAAGTGAAAAAGAAGAGTACTTACGCCTGGTTAAGGAAGAAGATAATATCAGGGAGTGTGTATTAATAACTACCTGTAACCGGACAGAAATATATGTTACTGGGGATGAAACGGCTGCTGATAAAGCCATGGAACGGATGGCTGAGTATAAAGGTCTGGACCTAAAGGATTTAAAGAAATATTTTCTGCGTTATGAAGGCGAAGGAGCTGTTAAGCATCTTATGACCGTTGCCAGTGGTCTGGATTCTATGGTTATGGGAGAAGATGAAATCCTTGGACAGGTAAAGAGAGATTATGGACAGGCATATGAAGGAGGAAATACCGCCTACCTTTTAAATACCCTATTTCGTGAAGCAATTTCCTGTTCGAAAGCAGTTAAGACAGAAACCAGACTGTCAAAGACCCCGGTATCTGTAGGAACATTAACTGCAAAGGAAGTCATAACCTTTGAGACAGATAAGCGGAAGGCTAAAAAGGTTCTGATAATAGGTATATCTGGTAAGATGGGAAGCATCGTGATGAAGAATCTTTACGGAACTCCAGGGATTGGGATAGCTGGTACGGTTAGAAATCATCTATCAGGAGATGATGTGGAAACTCAGTATACAAGAATAGATTATTACGATTACAAAGACCGGTATGAGGCTGTTAAGGATGCGGATGTTATTATCAGCGCTACCCAGAGCCCTCATTATACCATTACCTTTAAGGAACTTGAAAATGTCCTGACTGATAAGAAGAAAAGATTATTCATAGATCTTGCAGTACCAAGAGATATTGATAAGGATATCAGAGGGATGGAAGGAATACAATTAATAGATATGGATTACTTTGAGGAATTGGCAGAGGAAAATAACAAGGTGAAAGAAGAAGAAGCGGTAAATGCTCGTAAGATTATAGATAAAAGAACAGATGAATTCATGAAGACTTTGATATTTCATGGATTTCTACCTGACCTTGAACGCATTAAGGGTAATCTGAAAGAGACCTCCTTAGAAACTTTGCTATATCATATGAAAAATCATGTCAACAAAGAAGAGCTTGGATCCCTTCTAAGAAGCCTGGAGCTTGCAGCGGAGGAACTAAAGCCATACGGCAAAAGGAGGGACAGGTAA
- the hemL gene encoding glutamate-1-semialdehyde 2,1-aminomutase: MKDQESQKLYEEALQYMPGGVNSPVRAFRQVNRNPLFIEKGKGSRIYDADGNEFIDYVGSYGPLILGHAREEVVEAVREAAACGLTFGAPTRREIRLTELIQECVPSMEMVRLVNSGTEAVMSALRLARGYTGRKKIIKFTGCYHGHSDGLLAKAGSGLLTQALPDSLGVPKAFTKHTLLADYNDTESVKELFHKYKGEIAAVIVEPVAANMGVVLPEENFLSFLRKITDDNGSLLVFDEVITGFRLALGGAQEYFQVKPDLTTLGKIVGGGMPIGAYGGRREIMEKIAPLGPVYQAGTLSGNPLSTAAGIKTLELLKSSQGLYEELAAKGELLRSRIQTAGKGRIKVNSIGSLLCIYFTEGEIRDYNSALTAGVKDYAIFFEYLLENGIYAAPSQFEAMFLSGAHTAEDVEYTAQTIEKYFGSI, encoded by the coding sequence ATGAAAGATCAGGAATCACAGAAGCTTTATGAAGAAGCTCTTCAATATATGCCCGGCGGTGTCAACAGTCCTGTCAGGGCTTTTCGTCAGGTAAATCGTAATCCGCTGTTTATAGAGAAAGGAAAAGGCAGCCGAATTTATGATGCAGACGGCAATGAATTTATAGACTATGTAGGTTCCTATGGACCGCTGATTCTGGGACATGCCAGAGAAGAGGTAGTAGAAGCCGTGAGAGAAGCAGCAGCTTGCGGACTTACCTTTGGAGCACCCACAAGACGTGAAATACGCCTTACGGAATTGATACAGGAGTGCGTTCCTTCAATGGAAATGGTGAGACTTGTAAACTCAGGAACAGAAGCAGTTATGAGTGCACTCAGGCTGGCCAGAGGTTATACGGGACGTAAAAAAATCATCAAATTTACCGGCTGTTATCATGGGCATTCCGACGGACTTTTGGCAAAAGCAGGTTCCGGCTTATTGACCCAGGCTCTGCCGGATAGTCTTGGAGTTCCAAAAGCATTTACAAAACATACGCTCCTGGCTGATTATAATGACACAGAAAGTGTAAAAGAACTATTTCATAAATACAAAGGAGAGATTGCAGCAGTAATTGTTGAGCCGGTAGCAGCTAATATGGGTGTTGTACTGCCGGAAGAGAATTTCCTCTCTTTTCTGCGAAAAATAACAGATGATAATGGAAGCCTTCTGGTATTTGACGAGGTAATCACCGGCTTCAGGCTGGCTTTAGGCGGCGCGCAGGAATATTTCCAGGTTAAACCAGACCTTACTACCCTGGGTAAGATCGTGGGAGGCGGAATGCCCATTGGGGCATATGGCGGAAGAAGAGAAATCATGGAGAAAATAGCTCCCCTGGGACCGGTTTATCAGGCTGGTACCCTCTCTGGTAATCCTCTGTCAACTGCTGCGGGGATTAAGACTCTTGAGCTGTTAAAGAGCTCTCAGGGCTTATATGAGGAACTGGCAGCGAAAGGAGAGCTGTTAAGGAGCAGAATCCAAACTGCCGGTAAAGGAAGAATCAAAGTGAATTCTATCGGTTCCCTGTTATGTATTTATTTCACGGAGGGAGAAATAAGAGATTATAACAGTGCTTTAACTGCCGGAGTAAAGGATTATGCAATCTTTTTCGAGTATCTCCTGGAGAACGGAATCTATGCGGCACCTTCTCAATTCGAGGCTATGTTCTTATCGGGAGCTCATACAGCAGAAGATGTTGAATATACAGCACAGACTATTGAAAAGTATTTTGGTTCGATATAA
- a CDS encoding flavodoxin family protein, translated as MNTLVVFYSLEGNTKIIADILAEELDSDCIELKPDKEIPKGGLTKFFWGGKSVLFHEKPKLVNDLPDLSNYDTIFIGTPIWASSFSPPIASFLEQVTIKDKQLAFFACHAGGGADKCFDKLAAALKDNTVIGTISFADPSKEEKEKVKSQVKRWLHEIT; from the coding sequence ATGAACACATTAGTTGTTTTCTATTCTCTGGAAGGAAACACCAAGATTATTGCTGACATCCTGGCAGAGGAATTAGATTCTGATTGTATAGAGTTAAAGCCGGACAAAGAAATACCAAAAGGAGGATTAACCAAGTTTTTTTGGGGTGGTAAGAGCGTTCTTTTCCATGAAAAACCCAAACTGGTAAATGACCTGCCGGATTTATCCAATTACGATACAATTTTTATCGGAACTCCAATCTGGGCAAGTTCATTTTCACCTCCTATCGCTTCTTTTCTGGAGCAGGTGACCATTAAAGACAAGCAACTGGCTTTCTTTGCCTGCCATGCAGGCGGCGGTGCAGATAAATGCTTTGATAAACTGGCCGCAGCATTAAAAGACAATACTGTAATCGGAACCATCTCTTTCGCAGATCCTTCCAAGGAAGAAAAAGAGAAAGTAAAATCACAGGTCAAGCGCTGGCTTCATGAGATAACCTAA
- the cobA gene encoding uroporphyrinogen-III C-methyltransferase, producing MDRNKNTKGKVYLIGAGPGDPELITLKGERLLKSCETVVYDRLIPESLLYLVPENCEKIDVGKTPGGISVHQEDINRILVRKAEEGKKVVRLKGGDPFVFGRGGEEILALQKAGIDFEVVPGISSSLSAPALGGIPVTHRNVSRSFHVITGHRDKEEGDWDFKNLAKVEGTLIFLMGMESIKTITEELIKEGKDSNTPAAVISNAARDNQITVRGTLGTISAIASGRNIKAPAVIVIGETAAYHFLSGKKGNLSGARIGITGTESFVRKLSDALREEDAAVINLGFLTVKKHTKSLEFKELIARLFEYTWLIFTSSNGVQIFFDALKEEKIDFRRLAAFKIAAVGQGTADAIAGFGFAADYVSDKGNGGALAGELLPILTEQDRLLLLRAGNASGDMTIVLKNHHVIFEDFPVYSLVPEEYKKQRVLKELSDVDYLIFASSLGVKEFYHELPENLRNSMKAKLVCMGEATRDRLSALGYTKILQAEKTAISSLVQTVVKDYADKKEETE from the coding sequence ATGGATCGAAATAAAAATACCAAAGGGAAAGTATATCTTATAGGCGCAGGACCAGGAGATCCGGAGCTTATAACCCTAAAAGGTGAGAGACTCTTAAAGAGTTGCGAAACAGTGGTATATGACAGACTGATACCGGAATCGCTGCTTTACCTGGTACCGGAAAACTGTGAAAAAATAGATGTAGGCAAAACGCCGGGAGGAATTTCTGTCCATCAGGAGGATATTAACCGAATACTGGTGCGAAAAGCGGAGGAAGGCAAGAAAGTTGTTCGATTAAAGGGTGGTGATCCTTTTGTATTTGGAAGAGGCGGAGAAGAGATACTTGCACTGCAGAAAGCCGGCATCGACTTTGAGGTGGTACCGGGTATCAGTTCCTCTTTATCAGCACCTGCACTGGGCGGAATTCCAGTTACCCACAGGAACGTAAGCAGGAGTTTTCATGTAATAACCGGCCATCGTGACAAGGAGGAAGGAGACTGGGATTTCAAAAATCTTGCGAAAGTCGAAGGGACTTTAATCTTTCTCATGGGGATGGAGAGCATTAAGACCATAACGGAAGAATTGATTAAGGAAGGCAAGGACAGTAATACTCCGGCGGCAGTCATTTCAAATGCCGCCAGAGATAATCAGATAACCGTCAGAGGAACCTTAGGAACCATCTCTGCCATAGCCAGTGGAAGAAATATAAAGGCACCTGCCGTTATCGTGATTGGTGAGACAGCAGCGTATCATTTCTTATCCGGTAAGAAAGGGAACCTGTCCGGTGCTCGTATTGGTATAACCGGAACAGAAAGTTTTGTAAGAAAGCTGTCTGATGCCTTAAGGGAAGAGGATGCAGCAGTTATAAATTTGGGTTTTCTGACTGTTAAGAAACATACCAAATCACTGGAATTCAAAGAACTTATTGCCAGATTATTTGAATACACCTGGCTTATATTTACCAGCAGCAATGGGGTACAGATATTTTTTGATGCACTAAAAGAGGAAAAAATAGATTTCAGGCGTTTGGCAGCATTTAAAATTGCTGCGGTGGGACAGGGAACGGCAGATGCTATAGCAGGTTTCGGCTTTGCGGCAGATTATGTTTCAGACAAAGGCAATGGCGGAGCACTTGCAGGAGAACTGCTGCCCATTCTGACAGAGCAGGACAGATTATTACTTCTTCGGGCAGGGAATGCATCAGGAGATATGACAATCGTACTGAAGAATCATCATGTTATATTCGAGGATTTCCCGGTATACAGCCTGGTACCGGAGGAGTATAAGAAGCAGAGAGTGTTAAAAGAGCTTTCTGATGTTGACTATCTTATATTTGCCAGCAGCCTGGGAGTGAAAGAATTCTATCATGAGTTGCCGGAGAATCTGAGAAACTCCATGAAAGCAAAACTTGTATGTATGGGCGAAGCTACCAGGGACAGATTATCAGCCCTTGGTTATACCAAAATATTACAGGCGGAGAAAACAGCCATATCCTCGTTGGTGCAGACTGTTGTAAAGGATTATGCTGATAAGAAGGAGGAGACAGAATGA
- the hemB gene encoding porphobilinogen synthase has product MIRRRRLRVSENIRAMVQENSLRIAELVYPIFIIDGDDKKNPINSMPGIYQYSIDRLGEELERVRACGIKSVLLFGIPEHKDEIGSEAYNKEGIIQRAIRHIKANYRELTVIADICLCEYTDHGHCGIVRNGQVINDDTLLLLSKAAVTCVMAGADIIAPSDMMDGHVEAIRRALDEEGFVNTPIMAYSAKFASGYYAPFREAAHSAPGFGDRKTYQMDYANGREAVREIEDDIREGADIIMVKPALAYLDVVQSAAQTGYPVAVYNVSGEYAMVKAAAALGYLDEKKVVLENLMAMKRAGANIIITYHALDAAQWLSE; this is encoded by the coding sequence ATGATTAGACGAAGAAGATTGAGAGTTAGTGAAAATATCAGGGCTATGGTACAGGAAAACAGCTTAAGAATAGCAGAACTGGTGTATCCTATATTTATAATAGATGGAGACGATAAAAAGAATCCCATAAACTCCATGCCAGGAATCTATCAATACTCCATAGACAGATTAGGAGAAGAACTGGAACGAGTAAGAGCTTGTGGTATCAAGAGCGTGTTATTGTTCGGGATACCGGAGCATAAGGATGAGATCGGAAGCGAAGCTTATAACAAAGAAGGTATAATCCAAAGGGCAATCAGGCATATAAAAGCAAATTACAGGGAACTTACGGTCATTGCTGATATCTGTCTTTGCGAATACACAGACCATGGGCATTGCGGAATCGTTAGAAACGGACAGGTAATCAATGACGATACCCTGCTACTGTTATCAAAAGCTGCGGTAACCTGTGTGATGGCAGGAGCAGATATCATCGCACCTTCTGATATGATGGACGGACATGTTGAGGCTATTCGAAGAGCCTTGGATGAAGAGGGTTTTGTAAATACACCCATAATGGCTTACAGTGCGAAATTTGCATCCGGTTACTATGCTCCTTTCAGGGAGGCTGCTCATTCTGCACCGGGATTTGGAGACAGAAAGACTTATCAGATGGATTATGCCAATGGCAGAGAAGCTGTGAGAGAGATAGAAGATGATATCAGAGAAGGTGCAGATATCATCATGGTAAAGCCTGCACTTGCCTATCTGGATGTTGTTCAGTCTGCGGCACAAACGGGTTACCCCGTTGCGGTGTATAATGTCAGCGGTGAATATGCAATGGTTAAAGCTGCTGCAGCACTTGGCTATCTGGATGAAAAAAAGGTTGTCTTAGAGAACCTTATGGCAATGAAACGAGCAGGTGCTAATATTATTATTACCTATCATGCCCTTGATGCTGCTCAGTGGTTAAGTGAGTAG
- a CDS encoding NAD(P)/FAD-dependent oxidoreductase, whose protein sequence is MLQISQLKLRVGHSTGDLYKLAAKTLKITEQEIQQLVITKKSIDARKEDIFYVYQVEVQIAAEEKKLAKLKAPNVTIAKAAGYDFKPSGINKLSQRPVIAGFGPAGLFCGLMLARNGYNPIILERGEEVDSRVKSVEEFWKSGKLNRESNVQFGEGGAGTFSDGKLNTLVKDKWGRNQEVLKILAEHGAPEEILYLNKPHIGTDKLRNVVKAIREEIKSLGGEVRFNTCLTDVKTEKGTITGVELNHEEFLSCDCLVLALGHSARDTFKLLWEKRMKLTSKSFAIGLRMEHPQILISRNQYGNRYTELPPADYKLTHNAVNGRGIYSFCMCPGGFVVNASSEEGRLAVNGMSNHARDERNANSALIVTVTPPDFKELVLKDEQGFKETYDGVGAEENPMIGVEFQRIWEAKAYEAGRGRIPVQLYGDFKCNRTSSGFGSITPNTKGEYNLANLRDCLPEYVSTALMDGIQAFERRIEGFSNEEAVLTGVETRTSSPLRMERDEFFEASIKGIYPCGEGAGYAGGITSAAIDGIKVFEAIASKYKANEAYN, encoded by the coding sequence ATGTTACAAATATCCCAGTTAAAATTAAGAGTTGGTCATAGTACAGGGGATTTATATAAGCTTGCGGCAAAAACCTTAAAAATAACAGAGCAGGAAATACAACAGCTTGTTATAACAAAGAAATCCATTGATGCCAGAAAAGAAGATATATTTTATGTCTATCAGGTAGAGGTACAGATAGCCGCTGAAGAGAAAAAACTTGCAAAACTAAAAGCGCCAAACGTAACCATCGCAAAAGCGGCTGGTTACGATTTTAAACCCTCCGGTATAAATAAGCTTTCTCAACGTCCTGTTATAGCTGGCTTTGGCCCTGCCGGATTATTCTGCGGGCTAATGCTTGCAAGAAACGGATACAATCCCATTATACTGGAACGTGGAGAAGAGGTTGACAGCCGTGTTAAATCGGTAGAAGAATTCTGGAAAAGCGGGAAGCTTAACAGAGAGTCCAATGTTCAATTTGGAGAAGGCGGTGCAGGAACCTTTTCTGATGGGAAGCTTAACACCCTTGTCAAAGACAAATGGGGAAGAAATCAGGAAGTTCTAAAGATCCTTGCAGAGCATGGAGCACCGGAGGAAATCCTATACCTTAATAAACCCCATATTGGCACGGATAAATTAAGAAACGTGGTGAAAGCCATCAGGGAGGAAATAAAAAGCCTTGGCGGTGAGGTGAGGTTCAATACCTGCCTTACGGATGTTAAGACTGAAAAAGGAACAATAACCGGAGTCGAACTAAACCATGAGGAGTTTCTTTCCTGTGATTGTCTGGTACTGGCATTGGGACACAGTGCAAGAGATACCTTTAAACTCCTTTGGGAGAAGAGAATGAAACTGACTTCGAAATCCTTCGCCATTGGACTTCGTATGGAACACCCGCAGATTCTGATCAGCCGGAACCAGTATGGCAACAGGTATACAGAGCTTCCTCCGGCAGACTATAAACTGACCCACAATGCTGTGAATGGCAGAGGGATTTATTCTTTTTGCATGTGCCCGGGCGGGTTTGTCGTAAACGCTTCCTCAGAAGAAGGTCGCCTTGCAGTAAATGGTATGAGTAATCATGCCAGAGATGAAAGGAATGCGAACAGTGCCTTAATCGTAACGGTTACTCCACCAGATTTTAAGGAACTGGTTCTGAAAGACGAGCAGGGCTTCAAAGAGACGTACGATGGTGTAGGTGCGGAGGAGAATCCTATGATAGGTGTTGAATTTCAAAGGATTTGGGAAGCAAAAGCTTATGAAGCCGGAAGAGGACGAATACCGGTGCAGCTCTATGGTGATTTCAAATGCAACAGGACAAGCAGCGGCTTTGGCAGCATAACACCGAATACCAAAGGGGAGTATAATCTGGCAAACCTAAGGGATTGTCTGCCGGAATATGTATCAACTGCACTGATGGACGGAATCCAGGCTTTTGAGAGAAGAATAGAAGGGTTTTCCAACGAAGAAGCTGTTTTAACCGGTGTGGAGACAAGAACCTCTTCCCCCCTTCGAATGGAACGGGATGAATTTTTTGAAGCCAGTATTAAAGGTATATATCCCTGTGGTGAAGGTGCTGGTTACGCCGGAGGAATCACCTCTGCGGCAATTGACGGAATCAAAGTATTTGAAGCGATTGCCTCCAAATATAAGGCAAATGAAGCATATAATTAG
- a CDS encoding precorrin-2 dehydrogenase/sirohydrochlorin ferrochelatase family protein, with product MAYFPMFVELDGKECLIIGGGKVALRKAVALLDFKASLTIVASSMIPEFIELEAKHKPYIKLIERDYKEEDLQEAFLVIAATDDKELNRRISLACKTKGIPVNVVDVKEECSFIFPAYVRKQSITVGITSSGNSPVLTQQIKKTVEKNLPDYMGLLADKMGDARKLVKSEFHTERERKQVYIRMAEVGEKKKGNLTEEDICVIMKEMKKELHQDCSDIK from the coding sequence ATGGCCTATTTCCCTATGTTTGTAGAATTAGACGGTAAAGAGTGCCTTATAATAGGCGGTGGTAAGGTAGCCCTTAGAAAAGCTGTTGCTTTACTTGATTTTAAAGCCAGTCTGACAATAGTTGCAAGCAGTATGATACCGGAATTTATAGAACTTGAGGCGAAGCATAAACCTTATATAAAATTAATAGAGCGAGATTATAAAGAAGAGGATTTACAGGAAGCCTTTTTGGTAATAGCAGCGACGGATGATAAGGAACTGAATAGAAGGATATCCCTAGCCTGTAAAACAAAAGGAATACCCGTTAATGTAGTGGATGTAAAAGAAGAATGCAGCTTTATTTTTCCCGCTTATGTAAGAAAGCAATCTATTACGGTGGGAATTACCTCTTCCGGTAACAGTCCGGTGCTGACACAACAGATTAAAAAGACGGTGGAGAAGAACCTGCCGGATTATATGGGACTCCTAGCAGATAAAATGGGAGATGCCAGAAAGCTGGTCAAAAGTGAATTTCACACGGAACGGGAAAGAAAACAGGTATATATAAGAATGGCAGAGGTTGGTGAGAAGAAAAAAGGCAATCTTACCGAAGAAGACATCTGTGTTATCATGAAAGAAATGAAAAAGGAATTACATCAGGATTGTAGTGATATAAAATAA
- a CDS encoding NAD(P)/FAD-dependent oxidoreductase: MSGIYIVGGGASGLFAAICAARRNKKVTVLEHKDKPGKKILATGNGKCNYTNLVQKEDCYRSSNPSFAREALRAFNVNATVDFFKEIGIYPLDRNGYLYPNSGQASSVLEVLLLEAARTGVTIECNAHVQKIDKGLSVYLEDRKYQADGIILAAGGKAAPAHGSDGSGLSIARELGHNILTPLPALVQLKSGAKYFKILSGVRTEAEVSLYIENQRKTSEKGEVLLAEYGLSGIPVMQISRYAAEALNRGSKVTVVLDFLPFLTKEELKEMLYYRLKRNVKETLEEAFLGLLNKKLAYAAIKESKLDPYYRIEDIKDSQLTILVNQLKEWKVTITDTHSFEHAQVMAGGIDTKEINPVTMESKLIKGLYFAGEIIDVDGTCGGYNLQWAWSSGHAAGTHI; encoded by the coding sequence ATGAGCGGAATATATATAGTCGGAGGAGGAGCCTCAGGACTTTTTGCAGCAATTTGCGCAGCAAGAAGAAACAAAAAGGTTACGGTACTGGAACACAAGGACAAGCCGGGGAAGAAAATTCTTGCAACCGGTAATGGGAAATGCAATTATACCAACCTGGTCCAGAAGGAAGACTGCTATCGTAGCAGTAATCCATCTTTTGCCAGGGAAGCTTTAAGGGCTTTTAATGTGAACGCGACCGTTGATTTTTTTAAGGAGATTGGTATCTATCCCTTGGACAGAAATGGATATCTATACCCTAACTCAGGACAGGCCTCTTCTGTATTAGAGGTGTTATTGCTGGAGGCGGCGAGAACCGGTGTTACGATTGAATGTAATGCCCATGTACAGAAAATTGATAAGGGTCTCTCTGTCTATTTGGAGGATAGAAAATACCAGGCAGACGGAATTATCCTGGCAGCAGGGGGGAAGGCAGCACCTGCCCATGGCTCGGACGGAAGCGGACTTTCTATCGCCCGTGAATTAGGACATAACATTCTCACGCCTTTACCGGCACTTGTACAGTTAAAATCAGGGGCGAAATACTTTAAGATCCTCTCAGGTGTCAGAACAGAAGCAGAGGTCAGCCTGTATATTGAAAACCAGCGGAAGACATCTGAAAAAGGTGAGGTTTTACTTGCTGAGTATGGATTGTCTGGAATTCCGGTAATGCAGATAAGCCGTTATGCAGCAGAAGCACTTAACAGAGGAAGCAAAGTAACAGTTGTGCTTGATTTTCTTCCGTTTCTCACAAAAGAAGAATTAAAAGAAATGCTGTATTACAGGTTAAAGCGTAATGTGAAAGAAACCCTGGAGGAAGCTTTTCTGGGACTGCTAAATAAAAAACTCGCTTATGCTGCAATAAAGGAGAGTAAATTGGACCCTTATTATAGGATAGAGGATATAAAGGATTCTCAACTGACGATCCTTGTGAATCAGTTAAAAGAATGGAAAGTAACTATAACAGACACGCATTCCTTTGAACATGCCCAGGTAATGGCAGGGGGAATTGACACAAAGGAAATTAACCCCGTAACGATGGAGTCAAAACTTATAAAAGGACTTTACTTTGCAGGAGAGATAATAGATGTTGATGGTACCTGCGGTGGGTATAATCTGCAATGGGCATGGTCCAGCGGCCATGCGGCGGGTACACATATATAA
- the hemC gene encoding hydroxymethylbilane synthase, translating to MKKLKVGTRKSKLALVQTETVIAELKSLRTDLEFEIVPLSTLGDRIQSVALTHFGGKGAFVSELEEAMLKGDIDLAVHSAKDLPLSFPKGLDIIGVSKREDPRDVLVTRTGEELKEKAVIGTGSPRRKLQLEADYPYAAKELRGNVNTRLGKLSAGEYDGLLLAAAGLKRLQADQLTEYDFKYLAPESFIPAAGQGIIAVEGRTEQALCDLLGSWSDKEAREAFEAEREVIKLLGADCTTPLGVYADIKKENMTIHAIFGYGGNAIVVKRAGLSKDRIILAGEVADELKRAVLKQPE from the coding sequence ATGAAGAAGCTCAAGGTAGGAACACGAAAGAGTAAACTTGCACTGGTCCAGACTGAGACAGTAATAGCAGAGCTGAAAAGCCTCAGGACTGATCTGGAGTTTGAGATTGTTCCTTTAAGTACACTGGGAGACAGGATACAAAGCGTAGCACTTACCCATTTTGGAGGAAAAGGAGCTTTTGTATCTGAACTTGAAGAGGCCATGTTAAAGGGTGACATTGATCTTGCTGTACATAGTGCCAAGGATCTGCCTTTATCTTTTCCGAAAGGGCTGGATATTATAGGTGTTTCAAAAAGAGAGGATCCGAGGGACGTGTTGGTTACCCGTACCGGTGAAGAGCTTAAGGAAAAGGCCGTTATTGGAACCGGAAGTCCCAGAAGGAAACTTCAGCTGGAGGCAGATTATCCTTATGCTGCCAAGGAACTCAGAGGCAATGTAAATACAAGGCTTGGCAAACTTTCGGCAGGTGAATACGACGGACTATTACTGGCAGCAGCAGGACTTAAGAGATTGCAGGCAGATCAGCTTACAGAGTATGATTTTAAGTACTTGGCTCCGGAAAGCTTTATACCCGCAGCAGGACAGGGGATCATAGCTGTGGAGGGCAGAACGGAACAGGCATTATGTGATCTATTGGGCAGTTGGTCTGATAAAGAAGCCAGAGAGGCCTTCGAAGCTGAAAGGGAAGTTATAAAGCTTCTTGGAGCCGACTGTACAACACCTCTGGGTGTCTATGCGGATATAAAGAAAGAGAATATGACAATCCATGCCATTTTCGGTTATGGTGGAAATGCCATTGTTGTTAAAAGAGCAGGATTATCAAAGGATAGAATTATTCTGGCAGGTGAAGTGGCAGATGAATTAAAAAGAGCAGTCTTAAAGCAACCGGAATAG